In one window of Campylobacter coli DNA:
- a CDS encoding DUF5416 family protein yields MKIFFQGKSDEYEIEKSYFYNRAFIVKDKIPNRDKIDFITDSVTLLKFSDHSFEFDEILKCLYDEDEENTIIVEEIFTTSQTKQDEGVDLPPLVIKDDEALKNNIKFTPFNTFSRVFNKDRFIFMPNTCEQKESIRVEKNQKLNIFETLKITDLNTSFVKIEILDYDANNDSVNFDLDVFPSGASYKYGISQNTMYIILQGKMTSCLLLDFLKSFVYKNKKELACEKTFVLMLNHKLAYELKVFFV; encoded by the coding sequence ATGAAAATATTTTTTCAAGGTAAAAGTGATGAGTATGAAATAGAAAAATCATATTTTTACAATAGAGCATTTATAGTCAAAGATAAAATTCCTAATCGAGACAAGATTGACTTTATAACCGATAGTGTAACGCTTTTAAAATTTAGTGATCATAGTTTTGAATTTGATGAAATTTTAAAATGTTTGTATGATGAAGACGAAGAAAATACTATCATAGTGGAGGAAATTTTTACAACAAGTCAAACAAAACAGGATGAAGGAGTAGATCTTCCGCCTTTAGTAATCAAAGATGATGAAGCTCTTAAAAATAATATAAAATTTACCCCTTTTAATACTTTTTCAAGAGTCTTTAACAAAGATCGTTTTATTTTTATGCCAAATACTTGCGAACAAAAAGAAAGCATAAGGGTGGAAAAAAATCAAAAATTGAATATTTTTGAAACACTAAAAATTACAGATTTAAACACTAGCTTTGTAAAAATTGAAATTTTGGATTACGATGCTAATAATGATAGCGTAAATTTTGATCTTGATGTTTTTCCTAGCGGAGCAAGTTATAAGTATGGAATTTCTCAAAATACCATGTATATAATTTTACAAGGGAAAATGACAAGCTGTTTACTTCTTGATTTTTTAAAAAGTTTCGTTTATAAAAATAAAAAAGAGCTAGCTTGTGAAAAGACATTTGTTTTAATGTTAAATCACAAGCTAGCTTATGAGCTTAAAGTGTTTTTTGTTTGA